Proteins encoded by one window of Pempheris klunzingeri isolate RE-2024b chromosome 14, fPemKlu1.hap1, whole genome shotgun sequence:
- the rab38c gene encoding ras-related protein Rab-38 has product MQQELLFKVLVIGDLGVGKTSIIKRYVHQIFSQHYRATIGVDFALKVLQWDSDTVIRLQLWDIAGQERYGNMTRVYYREAVGALMVFDVTRASTFDAVLKWKDDLDSKVTLNHGRPVPAVLLANKSDQLASQQPKLDSFCRENGFVGWFETSAKENTNIEEAARCLVEHILNNEESPMVEREPGSIVLSGYTNATKEHLSCSSCVKL; this is encoded by the exons atgCAGCAGGAGCTGTTATTCAAAGTCCTGGTCATCGGGGACTTGGGAGTCGGAAAAACATCCATCATCAAGCGGTACGTCCATCAGATCTTCTCCCAGCACTACCGGGCCACCATCGGGGTGGACTTCGCCCTGAAGGTGCTGCAGTGGGACAGTGACACTGTGATCCGGCTCCAGCTGTGGGACATAGCAG GACAGGAGCGGTATGGGAACATGACTCGTGTCTACTACCGGGAGGCGGTGGGAGCACTGATGGTGTTTGACGTGACCAGGGCGTCCACGTTTGATGCCGTGCTGAAGTGGAAGGACGACCTGGACTCCAAG GTGACCCTGAATCACGGGAGGCCAGTCCCAGCTGTACTCTTGGCCAACAAGTCTGACCAGCTGGCCTCCCAGCAGCCCAAACTCGACTCCTTCTGCAGGGAGAACGGCTTCGTCGGCTGGTTCGAGACCTCTGCAAAG gaaaacacaaacatcgAGGAGGCTGCGCGCTGCTTAGTCGAGCACATCCTGAACAACGAGGAGAGCCCGATGGTAGAGCGGGAACCCGGGTCCATTGTCCTGTCTGGGTACACTAACGCCACGAAGGAGCATCTCAGCTGCTCGTCATGTGTGAAACTGTGA